One part of the Bacteroidia bacterium genome encodes these proteins:
- a CDS encoding TolC family protein translates to MRVNLIYPFVILLLAILPPEALRAQSYSLEESIQYALDNNKNIQNARFEEYIAKAKVKEYLSLGLPQVNASLDLQYFAELPTQILPGLFNPTVDIVTIDGQPYPLTRLDPETFQPIPGEEVEVAFGFPWQSTAGFNLNQLIFDGTYFTGIKAAKALQEVSRKDLHRSQEETAVAVSKAYYQAMIAEENLNLINANLERLKKLFDETKALNTEGFVEKIDVDRLQISYNNLMLEKTNLERLVALSKDMLKFQMGMPVDESIELTEKMSEALESPALADLGAGFDPQLRIEYDILQSQIELQQLNLQRYRNGYLPSLNGFASYQWNAQRSEFNFFDGSAPWFPISVIGVSLNVPIFDGFRKKSQISQTRYQIKQMENYSDIMRNSIKLEIKNAQAQELNSFNKLENLERTRNLAKRVFDVSQIKYKEGVGSSLELNDAETQLKQAESNYLSGVFEYLMAKIELQRSTGEFARYRTAE, encoded by the coding sequence ATGAGAGTTAATCTTATATATCCCTTTGTTATTCTCCTACTGGCTATTCTCCCTCCAGAGGCTTTGCGTGCACAAAGCTATAGCCTGGAAGAAAGTATTCAGTATGCATTAGACAACAACAAGAACATTCAAAATGCACGTTTTGAAGAATACATCGCCAAAGCCAAGGTAAAGGAATACCTTTCCTTAGGTTTGCCCCAGGTCAATGCAAGTCTTGATTTGCAGTATTTTGCAGAGCTTCCTACTCAAATCCTTCCCGGTTTATTCAATCCTACTGTAGACATCGTTACGATAGACGGGCAGCCTTATCCGCTGACTCGTCTGGATCCTGAAACCTTCCAACCCATTCCCGGAGAGGAAGTTGAAGTTGCCTTTGGTTTTCCCTGGCAGTCAACAGCTGGTTTTAATTTAAATCAGTTGATTTTCGATGGGACTTATTTTACCGGAATAAAGGCAGCCAAGGCTTTGCAGGAAGTAAGTCGCAAAGACCTCCACAGAAGTCAGGAAGAAACTGCAGTTGCAGTGAGCAAGGCTTATTATCAGGCCATGATTGCAGAGGAAAATCTCAACCTGATCAATGCGAATCTGGAAAGGCTGAAGAAGTTGTTTGATGAAACCAAAGCCTTGAACACTGAAGGATTCGTGGAAAAAATTGATGTGGACAGATTGCAGATTAGCTACAACAATTTGATGCTTGAAAAAACAAATCTGGAAAGACTGGTAGCCCTGAGTAAGGATATGCTAAAATTCCAGATGGGAATGCCAGTAGATGAAAGTATTGAGCTTACGGAGAAAATGAGTGAGGCACTTGAATCTCCAGCCCTTGCAGATTTAGGAGCAGGTTTCGACCCTCAACTCAGAATTGAATACGACATCCTTCAATCCCAGATTGAACTTCAGCAACTCAATCTTCAGCGATACAGAAATGGCTACCTTCCAAGTTTGAATGGATTTGCCTCCTATCAGTGGAATGCTCAAAGAAGTGAGTTCAACTTTTTTGATGGATCCGCTCCCTGGTTCCCGATTTCTGTGATCGGAGTGAGCTTGAATGTTCCCATTTTTGATGGATTCAGAAAGAAGAGTCAAATCTCTCAAACCAGATATCAGATCAAGCAGATGGAAAATTACAGCGACATCATGCGCAACTCCATCAAGCTGGAAATCAAGAATGCCCAGGCACAGGAGCTAAACTCATTTAACAAACTCGAGAATCTGGAACGTACGCGAAATCTGGCAAAAAGAGTATTCGATGTAAGCCAAATCAAATACAAAGAAGGAGTAGGTTCCAGCCTTGAATTGAATGATGCGGAAACTCAATTGAAACAAGCCGAGTCAAATTACCTTAGCGGTGTATTTGAATACCTCATGGCCAAAATAGAATTGCAAAGAAGTACCGGAGAGTTTGCCCGATACAGAACTGCTGAATAA
- a CDS encoding efflux RND transporter permease subunit — protein MNKKFKEFPISSWAIDNRVTIFLLAIVITVAGLVSFNLLPKENYPEVSWPVIYVSTPYPGTSAEDIETVVTRKLEKEIKGIKGVKEINSTSFQDFSSVFVEFETDVEIPKAKADVQEAVDRAKAELPSDLPNEPQVLDINFSEVPIMFLNVSGPYDNVTLKKYAEELQDEIESLTEILRVDIVGAPTREIQIDVDLYKMEAVGVTMGNIEQTIAGENVIISGGELDIDNQKMAVRLNGEFTAVEQIQNLVIRSDKGNTTYLKNIAEVKDGFKERESYASLDGEPVITLNVIKKAGENLVSAADQIKDKIDYLEENRFPDNAKVTISVDLSMMTRNLLSELTNTIIIGFILVTIVLMFFMGVRDSLFVGLAVPLSSFIAFTTLPALGYTLNMIVLFSFILALGIVVDNAIVVIENTYRILNEEKLPIKLAAKKAAGEVIGPVFAGTLTTVCPFLPLLFWPGAVGEFMGFLPVVMIITLFASLFVAYVINPVFAVTFMRPNEGNKGTSNKRIFTYTGVAVVLGILFHLGSAISMGNFMFFMAGFILLNHFVLRHAIRAFQENLIPRIKNAYRKLLGFTIAKPGMIVAGTLFFVIGTIVYVGGAGIKFIQFPKTEPNVIYVFNELPNGTNIELTHDITRELEKRVYEVIGKDNPIVKSVITNVAIGAGDPNSFDQNTSRPHKGKITVEFVNIKERGDASTRDILQEIREKTKGIAGAKITVAQDSNEPPGAAPVEVKITSEDFEDMTAVSTDLFNYLDSINVPGVEKLKWDADGNRTELLVDIDRQKASELGIRSGQVGMALRTALFGKEVSKFRDQEDDYPIMLRLDKKYRNSLDALMNMNIRYMDMADGQHKAVPISAIAEVGYSSSYGGINRSDLEKAVTISSNVLTEYNAAEVTAEVEYWVSAFEKANRGQKGVNIEVGGTTKDMEEDGAFLGGAFLVAIILIFMILVTQFNSFGNVLIILSQVILSCVGVLLGHALLGMEFSVTLSGMGMVVLAGIVVNNGIILLDFIQILRKRGMPLKEAVIEGGTTRFTPVLLTASSTILGLVPLAISFNMNFGTLFSSLDPQIFFGGDSSAFWEPFSYSIIFGLSFATFITLIYVPVAYYLVQKLNIWLAEKLNLNIDEDEATEEVVAEIEEMDYPQNGNGHENGNGYGQPYDEDSQEEDSAALV, from the coding sequence ATGAATAAAAAATTTAAAGAATTTCCCATTTCCAGTTGGGCTATTGATAACCGGGTGACCATATTCCTCCTGGCAATAGTGATAACGGTGGCGGGTCTGGTTTCCTTCAACCTTCTTCCCAAGGAGAACTATCCGGAGGTTAGCTGGCCAGTGATTTACGTCTCTACTCCTTACCCTGGTACTTCTGCCGAGGATATTGAGACAGTCGTAACACGTAAGTTGGAGAAAGAAATCAAAGGCATTAAAGGAGTGAAAGAGATCAACTCTACTTCCTTCCAGGATTTCTCTTCTGTCTTCGTCGAATTTGAAACCGATGTAGAAATCCCTAAAGCCAAGGCCGATGTACAGGAAGCCGTAGATCGTGCGAAAGCAGAACTACCCAGCGACTTACCCAATGAGCCCCAGGTATTAGATATCAATTTCTCTGAGGTTCCCATTATGTTCCTCAATGTATCAGGCCCTTACGACAATGTAACCCTGAAGAAATATGCAGAGGAATTACAGGACGAAATTGAGTCTTTGACAGAGATTTTGCGTGTGGATATAGTTGGAGCTCCTACCCGTGAGATTCAGATTGATGTGGACCTCTACAAAATGGAGGCAGTGGGAGTTACCATGGGCAATATCGAGCAAACCATTGCCGGAGAGAATGTGATTATCTCAGGGGGTGAGTTGGATATCGATAATCAGAAAATGGCAGTCAGGTTAAATGGAGAGTTTACAGCAGTTGAACAAATCCAGAACCTGGTTATACGTTCAGATAAAGGAAACACCACCTATCTCAAAAATATCGCTGAGGTAAAAGACGGCTTTAAGGAAAGAGAAAGTTATGCGAGTTTGGACGGAGAGCCTGTAATTACCCTCAACGTAATTAAGAAGGCTGGTGAAAACCTCGTTTCTGCGGCCGATCAGATCAAAGATAAGATTGACTACCTGGAGGAAAACAGATTCCCGGATAATGCGAAAGTTACCATCTCGGTAGACCTTTCCATGATGACGAGAAATCTCCTCTCAGAGCTGACCAATACCATCATCATTGGATTCATTCTTGTAACCATCGTATTGATGTTCTTTATGGGGGTAAGAGATTCCTTGTTTGTAGGTTTGGCTGTTCCTTTGTCCTCTTTTATAGCCTTTACCACCTTACCGGCTTTGGGCTATACCCTGAACATGATCGTTTTATTCTCATTTATTCTGGCACTGGGAATTGTGGTGGACAATGCCATCGTGGTAATTGAGAATACCTATCGAATATTAAATGAAGAGAAACTACCGATCAAACTAGCAGCCAAGAAAGCAGCAGGTGAGGTAATCGGACCGGTATTCGCGGGGACTTTAACTACGGTTTGTCCTTTCCTTCCTCTACTCTTCTGGCCGGGAGCTGTCGGTGAATTCATGGGCTTCTTACCCGTAGTAATGATCATTACCCTCTTTGCCTCTCTCTTTGTGGCTTATGTCATCAACCCGGTTTTCGCGGTTACTTTCATGCGCCCCAATGAAGGCAATAAAGGGACGAGCAATAAGCGCATCTTTACCTACACAGGAGTAGCAGTAGTATTAGGTATTCTCTTTCACCTGGGCTCAGCAATCAGTATGGGCAACTTTATGTTCTTCATGGCAGGATTTATCCTCCTGAATCATTTTGTCTTGAGACATGCGATCAGGGCTTTCCAGGAGAATTTGATACCTCGGATCAAAAATGCCTATCGAAAACTCCTGGGCTTTACAATCGCCAAGCCAGGAATGATTGTAGCAGGAACCCTCTTTTTCGTTATCGGTACGATCGTTTATGTAGGGGGAGCAGGAATCAAATTCATCCAGTTCCCCAAAACTGAACCTAACGTCATTTACGTTTTCAATGAGCTTCCCAACGGAACCAATATTGAACTGACGCATGATATTACTAGAGAATTGGAGAAGCGGGTCTATGAGGTAATTGGAAAAGACAATCCTATTGTCAAGTCCGTCATTACCAATGTGGCAATTGGTGCGGGTGATCCCAATTCTTTCGACCAAAACACCTCTCGTCCTCACAAGGGAAAAATCACCGTAGAGTTCGTCAACATTAAAGAAAGAGGAGATGCATCTACCCGCGATATTCTTCAGGAGATCCGTGAAAAAACCAAGGGCATTGCTGGTGCGAAAATCACCGTTGCCCAGGATTCTAATGAACCTCCGGGAGCAGCTCCAGTAGAAGTAAAAATTACTTCTGAGGATTTTGAAGATATGACGGCTGTCAGTACCGACCTTTTCAACTACCTGGACTCTATTAATGTCCCCGGAGTTGAAAAACTCAAATGGGATGCAGATGGTAATCGGACAGAGCTTTTAGTAGATATAGATCGACAAAAGGCCAGTGAATTGGGCATCAGAAGTGGGCAAGTCGGTATGGCTCTGCGTACAGCTCTCTTCGGTAAAGAAGTTTCCAAATTCAGGGACCAGGAAGATGATTACCCTATCATGCTCCGCTTGGACAAGAAATACAGAAACAGCCTGGATGCCCTCATGAATATGAATATCCGCTACATGGATATGGCGGATGGACAGCACAAAGCAGTACCGATCTCTGCGATTGCCGAGGTGGGCTATTCCTCCAGTTATGGGGGGATCAACCGTTCTGATCTGGAAAAAGCTGTAACCATCTCCTCTAATGTTCTAACAGAATATAATGCAGCTGAGGTTACGGCCGAAGTAGAATACTGGGTTAGTGCTTTTGAAAAAGCCAATAGAGGACAAAAAGGTGTCAATATTGAAGTGGGAGGTACAACCAAGGACATGGAAGAAGATGGAGCTTTTCTGGGAGGTGCATTTCTAGTCGCTATCATATTGATCTTCATGATCCTTGTTACCCAGTTCAACTCCTTTGGAAATGTACTTATCATCCTCAGCCAGGTAATCCTGAGTTGTGTGGGAGTTTTACTCGGACATGCATTATTAGGAATGGAGTTCTCGGTAACACTATCCGGTATGGGTATGGTGGTATTGGCAGGTATCGTGGTTAACAATGGTATCATCCTCCTCGACTTTATCCAGATATTGAGAAAACGAGGCATGCCCTTGAAAGAAGCGGTAATTGAAGGAGGAACGACTCGTTTTACTCCGGTACTCCTGACTGCTTCCTCCACCATATTGGGATTGGTTCCATTAGCTATTTCATTCAACATGAACTTTGGCACTCTATTCTCCAGCTTAGATCCACAGATTTTCTTTGGAGGAGATAGTTCTGCCTTCTGGGAGCCTTTCTCCTACTCTATCATATTTGGTTTATCCTTCGCTACATTTATCACCCTGATCTACGTTCCGGTTGCTTACTACCTCGTTCAGAAATTGAACATTTGGTTGGCAGAAAAGTTAAACCTGAACATTGATGAAGATGAAGCTACTGAAGAAGTAGTAGCCGAGATTGAAGAGATGGATTACCCACAAAATGGGAATGGACATGAAAATGGAAACGGATATGGACAACCATATGATGAAGACAGTCAGGAGGAAGACTCCGCTGCACTCGTATAA
- a CDS encoding glycosyl hydrolase, which produces MKRFGLSLGLWVFLIFLSTESLYAQKPVRLSKNTFGAIEARHIGPAKMSGRITTIDALHADRRVVWVGAAGGGVWKSENAGTTFESVFDKHIQAIGNICIDQNHPDTVWVGTGEPWTRNSTSVGDGVYKTTNGGEKWKHMGLKETERIAKIIIHPEDPNTVYVAALGNLWNASEERGVYRTKDGGKTWEKVLYVDNNTGAASMAIDPKDPNHIYATMWDFRRRAYDFRSGGPGSGLFHTKDGGDSWSKIESDSFPDGTIGRIAIAVSPVEPHYTYAAIEAEKSGLWVSEDDGESWSMISDNPAMSNRPFYFSLLIPDTQDSARLYKPGTSLSVSDNKGESWAAPGLTIASVHSDHHAIWIDPNDNEFLYLGTDGGVYRSVDKAKTWSIVRNLPVSQFYKVSYDLAFPYNVYGGLQDNGSWAGPSRTSGNGFGGGGIMNADWKGVGFGDGFNVLVDPLNQDNIFWESQGGNLNRRSAKTGESKSIKPFSADSKVPLRFNWNTPFVFGQANQGNFYLGAQYLYRSKDRGDSWERISPDLTTNDPEKQKQEESGGLTIDNSTAENHCSIFAIAESPLDENIIWVGTDDGNLQLTTDGGKSWNNLISNIEGPGPNTWVSSVEPGHYDKNVCYVTLDGHRNGDKTPYVYVSRDMGKSWTSLVDKNIKGHAHVIKEDPVSKNLIFLGTEQGLFVSIDEGKVWTPFGGSIPPVSIRDMAIHPREHDLILGTHGRGIMIIDDLTSLRALNEEIIQQDMAFLPSKPYVIGPRIMGQSFPGDDEFTGQNPSNNAVVTYYLKKRHIFGDLFIEVFDQEGNLVKKVPSGKRKGINRVYWNTRRKAPKIPKGEGLSIGAAFGPSLAPGTYTIKLTKGEESFTTEAELIFDPRSPHKAEDLQANYDAVLRSYELLGSLADAVEHIQALEIQAGERLEKLKKGKFKESLKSFQTDLNSLRKTLVATKSGGITGEVRLREKLSTVYGGISGYTGRPTASQIQALEDISVEIEAAIKSFDEIRAESLSKINKGLKRQKLEPLKFVPKEDKEE; this is translated from the coding sequence ATGAAAAGATTTGGCCTTTCCCTGGGGCTATGGGTATTTCTGATTTTTCTATCTACAGAATCCCTTTACGCCCAAAAACCCGTTCGACTAAGTAAAAACACCTTTGGAGCTATAGAAGCTCGTCATATAGGACCGGCCAAAATGAGTGGCCGTATCACCACTATAGATGCCCTCCACGCGGATAGAAGAGTCGTATGGGTGGGTGCTGCAGGCGGAGGAGTATGGAAAAGTGAAAATGCAGGAACGACTTTCGAATCAGTCTTCGACAAACATATCCAGGCAATTGGAAATATTTGCATTGATCAGAATCATCCGGATACTGTTTGGGTAGGTACAGGAGAGCCCTGGACACGTAATAGCACCTCTGTTGGAGATGGTGTATATAAAACCACCAATGGGGGCGAGAAATGGAAGCACATGGGGCTCAAAGAAACTGAGCGCATCGCAAAAATTATCATTCACCCTGAAGACCCCAATACCGTTTATGTAGCAGCCCTGGGTAATCTCTGGAATGCCAGCGAAGAAAGAGGGGTATACCGTACCAAAGATGGCGGCAAGACCTGGGAAAAAGTCTTGTATGTAGATAACAATACAGGAGCAGCCAGCATGGCCATCGACCCCAAAGACCCCAATCATATCTATGCCACTATGTGGGATTTCCGTAGAAGAGCTTATGATTTTCGCTCCGGAGGTCCAGGCAGTGGCTTATTTCATACCAAAGATGGTGGAGATAGCTGGTCTAAAATTGAATCCGATTCCTTCCCGGATGGAACGATTGGAAGAATTGCTATTGCCGTTTCTCCGGTTGAGCCTCATTATACCTACGCAGCCATTGAAGCTGAAAAGTCGGGCTTATGGGTTTCAGAAGATGATGGAGAAAGTTGGAGCATGATTTCAGACAATCCAGCTATGAGCAATCGCCCCTTCTACTTCTCTCTCCTTATCCCGGATACTCAAGACAGTGCTCGTTTATACAAACCCGGTACAAGTTTATCAGTGAGTGATAATAAAGGAGAAAGTTGGGCGGCACCTGGCCTTACCATCGCCAGTGTACATAGCGATCATCATGCCATCTGGATAGACCCAAATGATAATGAGTTTTTATATCTGGGTACGGATGGAGGCGTCTATAGAAGTGTGGATAAAGCCAAAACCTGGAGCATCGTCCGCAATCTTCCGGTATCTCAATTTTACAAAGTAAGTTATGACCTCGCCTTTCCCTACAATGTTTATGGAGGATTGCAGGACAATGGTTCCTGGGCTGGTCCTTCCAGAACCAGCGGAAATGGATTTGGCGGAGGAGGAATCATGAATGCCGATTGGAAAGGAGTAGGTTTCGGAGATGGATTCAATGTATTGGTCGATCCCCTGAATCAGGACAATATTTTCTGGGAATCTCAAGGAGGAAATCTCAATAGAAGATCAGCAAAAACTGGAGAATCTAAATCCATCAAGCCCTTTTCTGCAGATAGTAAAGTCCCCTTAAGGTTCAATTGGAATACGCCCTTTGTATTTGGGCAGGCAAATCAGGGCAACTTTTATCTGGGAGCCCAGTACCTCTATCGCTCCAAAGATCGAGGAGACAGTTGGGAACGCATTTCCCCTGATCTCACCACCAATGATCCCGAGAAACAAAAGCAGGAAGAATCCGGAGGTCTGACGATAGATAATTCGACTGCCGAAAACCATTGTAGTATTTTCGCTATTGCTGAATCTCCTCTCGATGAGAATATCATATGGGTAGGTACGGATGACGGCAATTTACAATTGACTACTGATGGTGGGAAAAGCTGGAACAACCTTATATCCAATATAGAAGGCCCTGGACCTAATACCTGGGTTTCATCTGTTGAACCCGGGCATTACGATAAGAATGTGTGCTACGTAACCCTGGACGGACATAGAAATGGAGACAAAACTCCTTATGTATATGTAAGCAGGGATATGGGTAAAAGCTGGACTTCATTGGTCGATAAAAATATCAAAGGACATGCCCACGTAATCAAAGAAGATCCTGTTTCTAAAAATCTGATTTTCCTCGGTACAGAGCAGGGCTTGTTTGTGAGTATTGATGAAGGTAAAGTATGGACACCCTTTGGAGGTTCTATTCCTCCGGTATCAATCAGAGACATGGCCATACATCCGCGTGAGCACGACCTGATTTTGGGCACACATGGTAGAGGCATTATGATCATCGACGACCTTACATCTTTAAGAGCCTTAAATGAAGAGATCATTCAGCAAGACATGGCCTTTCTGCCTTCCAAACCTTATGTAATTGGACCTAGAATCATGGGCCAAAGTTTCCCGGGTGATGATGAGTTTACGGGACAAAATCCCAGCAATAATGCAGTTGTTACCTATTACTTGAAAAAGAGGCACATCTTCGGAGATCTTTTTATAGAAGTATTTGACCAGGAAGGGAATTTGGTAAAGAAAGTTCCTTCGGGAAAAAGAAAGGGAATCAACCGGGTGTATTGGAATACGCGCAGGAAAGCCCCCAAAATTCCGAAAGGAGAAGGCCTGAGTATCGGAGCCGCATTTGGTCCTTCCTTAGCCCCAGGCACCTATACCATCAAATTGACCAAAGGAGAAGAAAGCTTTACAACAGAAGCGGAGCTGATTTTTGATCCACGCTCTCCACATAAAGCTGAGGACCTTCAGGCCAATTACGATGCGGTCCTTCGTTCGTATGAATTGCTGGGAAGCCTAGCAGATGCTGTTGAGCATATTCAGGCTTTGGAGATACAGGCAGGGGAAAGATTGGAGAAACTGAAAAAAGGAAAGTTCAAGGAAAGCCTAAAGAGCTTTCAGACGGATTTGAATAGCCTCAGGAAAACCCTGGTCGCAACCAAAAGCGGAGGTATTACGGGAGAGGTACGCTTGAGAGAAAAGCTATCTACTGTATACGGTGGGATTAGTGGTTATACAGGTAGACCTACGGCTTCTCAGATTCAGGCTTTAGAGGATATTTCGGTTGAAATTGAAGCTGCGATTAAAAGCTTTGATGAAATTCGGGCTGAGAGCCTCAGTAAGATCAATAAGGGCCTTAAGCGCCAGAAGCTTGAACCACTGAAGTTTGTTCCGAAAGAAGATAAAGAAGAATAA
- a CDS encoding efflux RND transporter periplasmic adaptor subunit → MQKTKFIHSLLLLPFLAMVAISCSSGEPQTLEGKKAVLEAKKKELIALNKEIDQLQSEIASLDPEMANQVRRIPVNTLDLAHSKFQHFVKVQGQVEANKNIMVSAMQPGRITAIYVREGQSVGKGALLAQLDDAVMQSSIDELKSSLELAEIMFNKQSKLWEQEIGTEVQYLTAKNQKESLERRLATLKEQLKLSKIYAPISGVVDEIMPKVGEMLSPGYPAFRIVNASDLSLKANLSEVHLPYIKRGDKVKVSFPTINMETEAKVTAVGQSIDPNNRTFKVEVKLPNNRLFKANMFGEISVNDQTVDEAIVIPLELIQQTDVGQFVYIVEKNEEGNWLSKRKNVQLGLSAEGEVLVKEGLAVGDKLVTIGYKDLSDGQEVVFEESLANN, encoded by the coding sequence ATGCAAAAGACAAAGTTTATACATTCCCTATTGTTACTCCCCTTCCTCGCGATGGTCGCTATTTCCTGCTCAAGCGGAGAGCCCCAGACATTGGAAGGCAAGAAGGCCGTTCTCGAAGCGAAGAAAAAAGAACTCATCGCTTTGAACAAAGAGATCGATCAGCTTCAATCAGAGATTGCAAGCCTTGATCCCGAAATGGCCAATCAGGTTCGTCGTATTCCTGTGAATACCCTGGATCTCGCTCATTCCAAATTCCAGCACTTTGTAAAAGTGCAGGGACAGGTAGAAGCTAATAAGAACATCATGGTTAGCGCCATGCAGCCAGGGAGAATCACGGCTATTTATGTTCGAGAAGGACAGTCTGTAGGAAAAGGAGCTCTGCTGGCTCAATTGGACGATGCCGTTATGCAAAGTTCTATAGATGAACTGAAGTCTTCTCTGGAATTGGCCGAAATCATGTTCAACAAACAATCAAAGCTTTGGGAACAGGAAATCGGAACTGAAGTTCAATACTTGACTGCCAAGAATCAGAAAGAATCTTTGGAGCGCCGTTTGGCAACCTTGAAGGAGCAATTGAAACTGAGTAAAATCTATGCTCCTATCTCAGGAGTAGTTGATGAGATTATGCCGAAAGTGGGCGAGATGCTCAGTCCTGGCTATCCGGCTTTCCGTATCGTGAATGCCAGCGACCTCAGTTTAAAAGCCAACCTCTCAGAAGTTCATTTGCCCTACATCAAAAGAGGAGATAAAGTGAAAGTAAGTTTCCCCACCATCAATATGGAAACGGAAGCAAAAGTAACCGCTGTAGGTCAATCCATCGATCCAAATAACAGAACCTTCAAAGTAGAAGTCAAGCTTCCCAACAATCGCCTATTCAAAGCGAATATGTTCGGAGAGATATCAGTTAATGATCAAACGGTAGATGAAGCCATAGTAATTCCCCTTGAACTTATCCAGCAAACGGATGTAGGGCAGTTCGTCTATATCGTGGAAAAGAATGAAGAAGGAAACTGGTTGAGCAAAAGGAAGAATGTCCAGTTAGGCCTGAGTGCTGAGGGAGAGGTTTTGGTGAAAGAAGGATTGGCCGTAGGCGACAAACTGGTTACCATAGGCTACAAAGACCTCAGCGATGGTCAGGAAGTAGTATTCGAAGAAAGTTTAGCTAACAACTAA
- a CDS encoding TetR/AcrR family transcriptional regulator, with translation MSAKERILQHARDLFLKYGVKSITLDEIAKDLGISKKTIYQYFDNKASIVYEVTQAYFEAERAEIEHIEGIAENAIDELVKICIWTAKTLENMSPRLMYEVNKYYPKSFEIHEAYIGDFVLQKLNDNLSRGIAEGLYRENIDPDLVARIRVSQFMATLQEKLFPPNVFDIWEVQIELFFLFMYGIVTDRGRELLETFLPLIPRKKIRHSKPISSRTQND, from the coding sequence ATGAGCGCGAAAGAGCGCATTTTGCAACACGCTAGAGACCTATTTCTGAAATACGGAGTAAAAAGCATTACCCTGGATGAAATAGCCAAAGATCTTGGGATCTCCAAGAAAACCATTTACCAGTATTTTGACAATAAGGCTTCCATTGTTTATGAAGTAACCCAAGCCTATTTCGAGGCCGAACGAGCGGAGATTGAACACATTGAAGGGATAGCCGAGAATGCGATAGATGAACTGGTAAAGATCTGCATATGGACAGCCAAAACTTTGGAAAATATGTCTCCTCGCCTCATGTATGAGGTGAATAAGTATTATCCCAAATCTTTCGAAATACATGAAGCTTATATCGGGGATTTTGTCCTACAGAAATTGAATGACAACCTGAGCCGTGGAATTGCAGAAGGTCTGTATAGAGAAAATATCGATCCCGATCTCGTTGCGAGAATTCGGGTATCACAGTTTATGGCCACCCTGCAGGAAAAACTCTTTCCTCCCAATGTTTTCGACATCTGGGAAGTTCAGATCGAGTTGTTCTTTCTCTTTATGTATGGAATCGTCACTGACAGAGGCCGTGAGCTCCTGGAAACCTTCCTTCCCCTTATTCCCAGGAAGAAGATTCGCCATAGCAAACCTATTTCTTCTCGCACACAAAATGACTAA
- a CDS encoding outer membrane lipoprotein-sorting protein gives MNRLTSIIAGLLATIIVGITPSLNAQDLEEILEGHFEAMAINDVMKIKSVKSSGKMIMMGGQMEMAYDMVQLRPNKSRTEMDFQGNAFVQVFDGESGWMINPMAGPDPQPIPEEQIEQMKQQSYIEGILYNHKEKGYGVELVGEDEVEGSPTYKLKIIPQEGTGDSFFMHLDQDSYIIIKMDVIQNMQGQEVEAEIFLSNYKEVNGIPFPHSMEVRANGQAMMEMIFEDIKLDEEVDESLFESNN, from the coding sequence ATGAATAGATTAACTTCAATTATCGCCGGTTTACTGGCAACTATCATTGTAGGAATTACTCCTTCCCTGAATGCACAAGATCTGGAAGAAATCCTCGAAGGCCATTTTGAAGCAATGGCAATAAATGACGTAATGAAGATCAAATCTGTAAAATCTTCAGGTAAAATGATCATGATGGGTGGCCAAATGGAAATGGCCTATGACATGGTACAGCTTCGCCCTAACAAAAGTCGCACAGAGATGGATTTTCAAGGAAATGCATTTGTGCAGGTATTTGATGGCGAAAGTGGATGGATGATCAATCCTATGGCTGGACCAGATCCTCAGCCAATTCCAGAGGAACAGATCGAGCAAATGAAGCAGCAGTCTTATATCGAGGGTATCCTTTACAACCACAAAGAAAAAGGATATGGAGTTGAACTGGTTGGAGAAGACGAAGTTGAAGGTTCTCCAACTTATAAACTGAAAATTATTCCTCAGGAAGGCACAGGAGACTCTTTCTTCATGCACCTTGACCAGGATAGCTACATCATCATCAAGATGGATGTTATCCAAAACATGCAAGGACAGGAAGTTGAAGCAGAGATCTTCCTAAGCAACTACAAAGAAGTAAACGGAATTCCTTTCCCACACTCTATGGAAGTTCGTGCAAACGGGCAGGCCATGATGGAAATGATTTTCGAAGATATCAAGCTGGACGAAGAAGTAGACGAAAGCCTCTTTGAATCCAACAATTAA